A segment of the Erythrobacter sp. F6033 genome:
TTTTCGCTCGTCGATGTTCCCGATTTGCAAGTGATCCCCCCGCAGCATCCAACGATGACCGACATCTGGATGGGTGCCGGGCCAGTTCCAGAAGTGTTGCACCGAATTCTGAATCTCTTGGCCAAGGCGAAACATGCACTCCGCCTGGCATCACTGGTTCCGTTTTCACGCCTCTTCTACCGCATTTTGAACCTCATGAAGTTTGGGGAACATCGAGGTGGGATGTTCGTGACCGCATCAGGACAAGCGAACGGTAAACCGGTTGAGAGAAGCTGGCATCTGCTAGCTGAGGCTGATGATGGGCCGCTGATTCCTTCGATGGCGATTGAGGCCATTGTTCGTAAGACTGTGGCAGGCGACAGGCCGCCGCCCGGCTCGCGGCCTGCTATCAATGCGTTGGAATTATCCGATTATGATAGTCTATTCAGGGGCAGGGAAATTTACACCGGCTTTCGCGATGATTTGGAGCAAGGTCCAATCTATCGCACCGCCCTTGGTCCGGCCTTCGCCACTTTACCTCAGCAAGTTGTGGCATTGCACGACAGTTTATCGGAACGGCAATGGGTTGGCACCGCCCAGATTCAGAGAGGTTCTAGCCTACTCGGTAGAATTCTGGCTGCGTTTATCAGCGCTCCTCCCAGTGGAAATGACATACCCGTCACCGTCACCTTCAAACCTGACGACAAAGGGGAGTGGTGGATCCGCAACTTCGGGGGCAAGATATTCAAGTCTCACCAACGCCTTGGCACTGGCAAAAACACGCATTTGATCATGGAACGGTTTGGCGTGGTCGAGGTGGCGCTCGCACTGGTGATAGAGGATGAACGGCTCAAGCTGGTTCCAAGGCACTGGTCGCTTATGGGCTTTCCATTGCCGCAAAGCCTTCTTCCGAAAGGGAACAGCTTTGAATCAGAAGAAGGGGGATCTTTCCACTTTGACGTTGAAATCGCCGCTCCCGTAATAGGACTAGTTTGCGCCTACAAAGGGACTTTGGAGCCGCAGTAGCCTGTTGTTTGCTTTAATCGGCTTCCCCAAATTCACCCTTAACAAAAGCCTCTGCCAGCTGAAATTTCTGGATTTTGCCTGATCCGGTGAGCGGGAACTCCTTCACCCAGACCCAATGCGCTGGCGTTTTCTGCGGGGAAAGGCGTTGGCGGATAAAGCTCTTCAACTCGTCTTCGTTAGGTTTCTCGACGCCTTCGGGCGCGCGCATGAAGCAAGCGACGATCTCGCCCCATTTTTTATCCGGCACACCTGCAACAGCGACTTCGGCGATGGCTGGATGTTCAAGCAGCGCAGCCTCGATCTCCGCCGGAAACAGGTTTTCTCCACCGCGAATGATCATCTCTTTCACGCGGCCCGTGATCTTCACATAGCCGCGCGTGTCCATCGTGCCGAGGTCGCCGGTGTGCAGCCAGCCATCAGCATCAATTGTCTCAGCTGTGGCCTGAGGATTGTCGTTGTACCCCGCCATCATATTGAACCCGCGCATGCATATCTCGCCCTGCTCGTCAGGCGCGCAGATGGAATTGTCATTCGGCGAACGGATGGAAACTTCCATATGCGAGCATGGCTGACCAATCGTGTCCGTCAGGTCTAACCCTGTGTCGGTCGGCCAAGCCGCCGTGATCGCGGGCGAAGTTTCGGTCTGCCCGTAAACGATCAGGATCGGCACGCCGAACACATCCTGTGCCGCGCGGTTCAACTCCGGCTGCACCATAGCGCCGCCGCTGATCACGGTTTCGACACCGGATACGTCCGTTCCGGTTGCCTTGGCAGCCTCGATAATCGCGAAAATCATGGTCGATACGCCGGCCACGACCTCGGGTTTTTCGCGCTCAATGGCTTTGGCCACAGCCACCGGATCGAACACCGATACAAGCAGCAACACCGCCCCTTGCGCGATGCAGCCCAGCACGCACACCGCGCTGCCAGCCGTATGGAACAGCGGGAACGGGCACGTCACGGTTTTGCCGGTGGTGATGTTCCAGCGGGCAAACACGTCTGCATTGCTTTGCACCAGACCGTGTTGATGCAGCAGAACGCCTTTGGGAAAACCGGTTGTGCCCGATGTGTATTGGATCATCACAATATCATGCGGCTTGGTGGGGCGCAGCTCACCGTCTCCCTCACCCGCGAACAGTTCGGCGTGATCCTCAATATCGATCGTGTAATCAGCAGCGGTGAGGCCGGCTGCAGCTTCGTCCACCACGGGGCGCAAAGCCGTGCCGCGCACATTGGGCTGGTAGTATACAGCACCTGCTCCCGATTGTTCGAGCACATAGCGCACTTCCCGCGGTGTAAAGGCCGGGTTGACGGTTACAATGGTGAGCCCCGCCATCGCCGCGCCCAGCTGTACCAGCACCCATTCAGGGCAATTGCCGCCCATGATCGCGATACGTGTGCCCGCCGGATGCCGCGCGGCCAGCGCCCGCCCGCATTTCTCGCTATCTGCCTGCAGTGAAGCAAACGTCCATTCCCGTCCTATAGACCCGTCTGCCAACAATTCCCGCAAAGCCGTCGCACTGCCCCTGACCGAAGCCTGTTCGCGCAACACCTCTTCAATAGTTCTCTCGCGATATTCGGTGTCCGCCTGAGCCGGGCAATAGGCTTCGGTCAATTCGAGCTGATACATCTTGTCTCTCCCCACCCGACTCGTCTAGCACGGCCTCGCAAATCTGCGAAAAAGACCTATGTAGGCGGCAACTTAGACAGCGGGATCACAGCCATGAGTATCGAGACAAAAATCCCATCGGGCGACGATCTGCTCGCTGAAATTAATCGCCTGCGCAAAGAGCGCAATGCGGTGATCCTCGCGCATTATTACCAGACGCCTGATATTCAGGATATTGCCGACTTTGTGGGCGACAGTCTGGAGCTGTCGCGCAAGGCGGCGGAAACCGATGCGGACGTTATCCTGTTTTGCGGCGTGAAGTTTATGGCGGATACCGCCAAAATCCTTTCGCCCGACAAGACCGTGATCCTGCCCGATATGGATGCCGGTTGTAGCCTAGAAGACAGCTGCCCGCCGGAGAAGTTCAAGGCTTTCCGCGAAGCACATCCCGATCACATCGCGTTGACTTACATCAATTGCTCGACCGAAGTGAAGGCGCTGTCCGACATCATCGTGACCAGCTCCAGCGCAGAAACGATTCTTGAACAGATTCCAGCAGATCAGAAAATCATCTTCGGCCCTGATCGCCATCTTGGCGGTTGGCTCTCGCGCAAGTTCGACCGCGAAATGCTGCTCTGGCCGGGCGTGTGCATCGTGCACGAAGCATTCAGCGAAACCGAGCTGTTAAAGCTGAAAGAACAACACCCCGATGCACCGGTCGCCGCGCACCCGGAATGCCCACCTGCGATTATCGATCACGCCGATCACGTTGGCTCCACCAGCTCGATCCTGAAATTCGCGAAGAGCTTTGAAGGCGACACTCTGATCGTCGCGACAGAACCGCACATCATGCACCAGATGGAAAAGGCGCTGCCCGAAAAGACGTTTATCGGCGCACCGGGCGCGGACGGAAACTGCAACTGCAATATCTGTCCCTACATGGCGCTCAACACGATGGAGAAAATGTACACCGCCCTGCGCGATCTGGAACCGCAGATTGTGATTGAGGAAGACGTCCGCCTGAAGGCCAAAGAGAGCCTCGACCGGATGCTCGGCATGGCTGGCGGGACTGTCGGGCTGGGCGATTTGGGTCAGGTGCCGTTTAAGGCGGATTGAGGCGAGACTATCGCTTAGGGATGCGCAATTGCCAGCTTCCAGTCTCAATCATATTTTGGATGCATGAATAAACACGATGCAGGCATAATTCGCGAAATAGCGAACTCCAAAAATCCGTTCATTGCGCTGACCGCTTTGTTGATCCTCCAATGTCGGTGGCCATTCTTTCTTTCTGGCACGTCTGTCGCGATAGTTGTGCAGCTGGGTTCGATAGTCTCATAGTCGATGCTTCGCATTCTTCCTCTGCGTAGCCCGCGCCACCACCAGCGCACTCCCCAACAGCACCATCCCGCCAATATCGAGCGGAGTAAGCACCTCGCCAAACACGCTATACCCGATCACCGCCGCAATCGCGGGTTGCGTTAGCAGTGCGAGACCGATCACAAGCGGCGGGAAGTGGCCTAGTGAATAGACTAGCAGCCCCTGCCCGATCAGTTGGCTCGTAATGAATAGCGCAACAATCGGCGTCCAATTGGTTGGCCAGACGGGTTCTCCCAGCGCCAGTGCGAGCACCAACAATACGGGTGCCGCAAAAATGCTCACCCACACCAGCAGGCTCCACGATCCGAACCGAGCCCGCTCCCCTTGCAGTGTGAGCAGATACACCGCGTAGAGCAGTCCGGCTGTGATACAGAACAGGTCGCCCGCGAATGTCTCAGCGGAAATCTCGAGACTCCGCCCCAGCAAGATACCCGCGCCTGCCAACGCACAGACGATCGCCAGCCACTCGGCCCCGCGTGGCAGTGCCCGAGCGATGATGAAGCCCCAGAACAATAGGATGATAGACCCGGCATTGCCGAACAGGGTCGCATTGCCCAGCCGCGTCATGCCGATCCCAATATGCCAACTGGCAAGGTCTCCCGCGAAAGCAAACGCGCCAATCGCGACCAGCACCAGTGTCTTTCGCGGCATGCCGGACAATTTCTGTCCCGCCATATGTGCAAAGACGACGAGAAACGGCAGCGCCAGAAATAGCCGCCAGAATGCTGCACTTACGGGTCCTGTATCGGTCAGGCGCACCAGCCACGGCCCCAAAGCAAGGGCAACATTCCCGCAAAGCAGCGCGGCAAGCAGCAGCGCCGCCTTCCAATCAAACAGCTTTTCTTGGGAGGTGCCGTCATTTTCCATGCTTGCGCACTAACCCGATCAACGCCAAGTGAATAGCCAATCGAAACTGAAAAGAGGATTTCCGCCCATGCATGACGTTCTGTTCCAGCCGCTCACGATGGGCGCGCTTGAGGCGAAGAACCGCATCTTTATGGCCCCGCTGACGCGCGGCCGCGCTGCTGATCCGATGTTCACGCCCAACGCGATGATGCAGACCTATTACGAGCAGCGCGCGGGCGCGGGCATGATCCTGACGGAGGCAACGGGCATCAGCGTCGAAGGGCTTGGCTGGCCATCGGCCCCGGGTATTTGGAGCGACGAGCAGACCGAGGCATGGAAACCAATCGTCAAAGCTGTGCACGAAAAAGGCGGCCTGATCGTAATGCAACTGTGGCATATGGGCCGGATCGTTCATCCGCACTTCCTCGGGGGCGAAGCACCATTCTCAGCCAGCGCGACCAAGGCGCCGGGCGAAGCGCACACGCCCGTCGGCAAACAGGAATATGCGACCGCTCGTGAAATGACGCAGGAAGACATCGAGCGAACGATCGGCGATTATCGCCGCGCTGCGGAAAACGCCAAAAAGGCAGGGTTTGACGGTGTGCAATTGCACGGCGCAAACGGATACCTGATCGACCAGTTCCTGCGCGACAACACGAACCTGCGCACCGACAACTATGGCGGATCACCGGAGAACCGCACGCGCTTTATGCGCGAAGTGCTCGAAGCGATTATCGACGTATGGGGCGCGGACCGCGTTGGCATCCGTCTTTCGCCCAACGGCGATTCTCAAGGCGCAGACGATAGCAATCCCGAGGCAACCTTTGGCGCGGCGGCCAAGGTTTGCGAAGAGCTGGGTCTGGCTTTCGTAGAACTGCGCCAGCCAGGACCAGACGGCACTTTCGGCCGCACCGATGTTCCCAAGCAGGACCATGTGATCCGCGCGAACTACACCGGCCCACTGATCCTGAACTCTGACTACAGCGCACAAGAAGCCGATGATGACGTAACAAGCGGTCGCTGCGAAGCGGTCAGCTTTGGCCGTCCGTATATCTCCAACCCTGATCTGGAAAAGCGGATCGCGGCAGGCGCGGAATTCAACCCAAACACGAATGTGCCGAAGAGTTGGTACTTCCCTATTCCGGAAGGCTACATCGATTATCCGACGATGGAAGAAGAGCAGGCTGCGGCCAACGCGGCCTGAACTTACTCTTCCAGAGGCGCAGCAACAGGAGGGGCCGGGTCAGCGGAAGCTGGCTCGGCCTCTTGGCTTTCCGCGTCAGGTTCTTGCTCGGCTGCAGGAGCACTTGTCCTACTCGAACTGTCGCCGTCGCTTGATGCAGTGGGCTCGGCTGGCGGGGATGTCGATGTGAGCTGATCCAGCGGGATCATATCGTCGCTGATCGAGCCGCCCAATACTTCACCAGTTGCCGCGCCGCCTTGTTCGGTTGCGGTTTCTCCAGCGGGTTCAGGATCGCCGCACGCAGCGAGAAGTGCCAAAGGGGCGAGAGCAAAGAGTGGTCTGTACGTCATGTTGCGCAGGCTCCTCGCCCGGTTTTGGCAAGCGCGTCAAGAAATTCCTGTGAACGTGCCATCAAGGCCTCGTCCCATTCATCCTGCGTCACAGCCTTGCCCAGCTTTGCAAGACTGGTGACGCCAAACTCATCGATCCCGCACGGTACGATCCCGCCGAAATGCGAAAGGTCAGGATCAAGGTTCACGGAAAAACCGTGCATCGTAACCCAGCGCCGCACTCGCACGCCAATGGCTCCAATCTTGGCCTCACGCCCGTCAATGTCCTGCGTCCAAATGCCCACGCGCCCTTCGGCCCGCCATGCTTCGACCCCGAAATCGGCGAGCGTGTCGATCACCCAGCCCTCGATCGAATGGACAAAACAGCGCACGTCCTTGCCGCGCTTATTGAGATCAAGCATCAGATAGCCGACCCGCTGGCCTGGTCCATGATAGGTGTATCGCCCCCCGCGTCCCGCCTCGATCACTTCAAAGCGCGGATCGACCAGTTCGCTGATATCAGCGCTGGTTCCGGCGGTGTAGACTGGCGGATGTTCTAACATCCAGATCAACTCATCCGCTTCGCCAGCAGAAACTGCCGCGTTGCGTGTCTCCATTTCCGAAAGCGCCCTGCGATACGGGACCTGCGCATTTTCGCACCGCCATTCGATCGGACGGATGGTGGATGTGTCTGGAGCGGAACTTGCCATAGGGTCTTGGTGGGGGCATTGCATTCCGATATCAAGGGATAAGCGCCGCTGGCATTTATGGCGCGCGCATAGGGGATCCGCATGACATTCGATATGAACGCCGCTTGGTCGCGCGCGATGGTTTTGGCCCGCGAGAATTTTTCTCTTCTAGTGGTGATCGCAGGAATATTTCTGATGCTGCCCACGGTGGCGATTTATCTGATGATTCCTGACATGGCGACATTGGCCGATCCCACGGCGAACCCTGATATGACGCCGGAACAGATGGCCGAGCTGTTCACGCCTATTTTGGGCTGGATGCTCCCCATCATGTTGATCCAATTCGTTGGCTACAACGCTATGGTCGGCCTGATGGGCGGAGATCGTCCGACTGTTGGACAGGCACTGGGAGCTGGCGCGAAGTCCGTGCCAAGCATCATTGCGGCATTCATTCTTTTTATGGTCGCATATATGCTGGCCAGCGTTGCGGTCGTCATCCCTTTTGCGTTGCTGGCTGCAGCTACCGGGGTAACGGCCATCGGGGCTATCGCACCGGTTATGATTTTGCTGGTCGCGATATTCCTAGCAACCCGGTTTTCTCTCACAATGCCAGTCGTGATGATCGAGGCCACGCTTAATCCGTTTCGCGCGATGAAGCGGTCTTGGGATCTGACCGGCCCGCAGCAATGGCGGGTGATGGCGTTCTGGGGAATATTGGTCATCGCCTACATCGTGATCCTGCTGCTCGTAAGCGGCGCGATCGGTGTCTTCGCAGCAATGGCAGGGTCGGGCATCGCGTCCAAACTGATACTCGGCATCAGCAATGGAATACTGGCGATCATCGTCGGCATCGTTCAGTGCGCGTTGGCGGTTTCGATTTACAGCCAGCTTGCTGGGCCGAACGAGGCAGAAGTCACCTCTACCTTTGAATAAGGGTCAGCGCGCTTTCCAAGCCCAATACAGCTTGCATGGAAGGATGTTGAGCCACTCGAAGCCTTCGTCAATGCGTTCGAAGAATGGTTTGGATTCATCGCGCACAGCTGAAGTGAATTGATAGGCCAAAAAGCCGCCGCCTGGCTTTAGAACGGTGTGAGTGGCCTCTGCGATTTCCGGCGCCACGCCGCTAGGCAGAGTTGAGAACGGCAGACCAGACAAGACATAGTCCGCTTTTTCGACGCCAAGATCGGCCAGAATCTGCTCAACATTTTCTGCCGAACCAAGAACCGCATGAAAGCGTTTGTCGCGGATCGTGCGGGTCAGGTAATCGATGTAGAGCGGATTTGTGTCGATCACGATCAACACCGCATCGCCGCGCAGCTTCTCCAACACAGGGTGGCAGAATGTACCAGCGCCCGGTCCATACTCGACAAACACCTCGCAAGTGCCCCAATCGACCGGTTGCAGCATCTTTGCGATTGTGAAGCGAGATGAGGGAATGATCGACCCCACCATACGCGGATGCTCAACGAAACCACGGAAGAAAACAGACCATTGATCGGCGTATCGGCGCCAGCGTGAGCGCAGCCCCAAACGTTTGCCGATTGCTGAAATATTGCCTGTCATCATTTCTCCTATGGGTGCGACCCCAATTTGTTTTACCCTACGTAAGGCCAAGTCGCAGACGGGATATCCGTTTGCAAGTGGCAATGCGGTGGCTTAGCGGTTTGCCGAGATGGCCCACCTACAAGATCAACCAGCTGATGTCTCCGCCAAGGCTATTTCCAATGGCCGAATGGCTTTGCTGTTTACTGTCATGCTCGTGACGGCGGCAGGCAACACCGCAATGCAATCGGTAATGCCGTCCATCGGGACCGCTTTAGAAGTCAGCGATGTCTGGATCAGCCTTGCTTACAGCTGGTCAGCGCTTCTCTGGGTCGTTTGTGCCCCGATCTGGGCCCGCCGGTCTGACAAACGCGGGCGCAAAGCGATGATGGCGCTGGGTCTAGTCGGGTTCGTGGTATCAATGGCGCTTTGCGGGGCGGCGCTTTGGGCGGGCCTGTCGGGCTGGCTTACGGCATTCTGGGCATTGATCGCGTTCGCCGCAGCGCGCAGCCTCTATGGCGGCTTTGGCAGCGCTGCACCTCCAGCCGTCCAAGCTTATGTCGCCTCTCGAACACCCCGTGCAGATAGAACTCGGGCGCTGTCATTGATCGCCTCCAGCTTTGGTCTTGGCACAGTCATCGGCCCGGCCCTTGCGCCCTTAATGGTATTCCCATTCTTGGGCTTGGGCCTGACGGGTCCATTCATCTGTTTCGCGCTTGTTGGGCTGGCCGCATTGATCGTGCTGCGGCTACGGCTTCCCAATGATGAGCCACAATTTGCCGCCAGAGGCCAAACAACACCTTATGCAAGCGGATCGGGTGCGCCGAGCGATACAAGTCACGATGAGGAGCTCGACGGAGATGAAATCCCTGTCCGGAACCTGAAATGGTTTGAGCCTAGGCTTCGTCCATGGGTGATCGCCGGTCTTGTGGGCG
Coding sequences within it:
- the lipB gene encoding lipoyl(octanoyl) transferase LipB — protein: MASSAPDTSTIRPIEWRCENAQVPYRRALSEMETRNAAVSAGEADELIWMLEHPPVYTAGTSADISELVDPRFEVIEAGRGGRYTYHGPGQRVGYLMLDLNKRGKDVRCFVHSIEGWVIDTLADFGVEAWRAEGRVGIWTQDIDGREAKIGAIGVRVRRWVTMHGFSVNLDPDLSHFGGIVPCGIDEFGVTSLAKLGKAVTQDEWDEALMARSQEFLDALAKTGRGACAT
- a CDS encoding AMP-binding protein; its protein translation is MYQLELTEAYCPAQADTEYRERTIEEVLREQASVRGSATALRELLADGSIGREWTFASLQADSEKCGRALAARHPAGTRIAIMGGNCPEWVLVQLGAAMAGLTIVTVNPAFTPREVRYVLEQSGAGAVYYQPNVRGTALRPVVDEAAAGLTAADYTIDIEDHAELFAGEGDGELRPTKPHDIVMIQYTSGTTGFPKGVLLHQHGLVQSNADVFARWNITTGKTVTCPFPLFHTAGSAVCVLGCIAQGAVLLLVSVFDPVAVAKAIEREKPEVVAGVSTMIFAIIEAAKATGTDVSGVETVISGGAMVQPELNRAAQDVFGVPILIVYGQTETSPAITAAWPTDTGLDLTDTIGQPCSHMEVSIRSPNDNSICAPDEQGEICMRGFNMMAGYNDNPQATAETIDADGWLHTGDLGTMDTRGYVKITGRVKEMIIRGGENLFPAEIEAALLEHPAIAEVAVAGVPDKKWGEIVACFMRAPEGVEKPNEDELKSFIRQRLSPQKTPAHWVWVKEFPLTGSGKIQKFQLAEAFVKGEFGEAD
- a CDS encoding alkene reductase, which translates into the protein MHDVLFQPLTMGALEAKNRIFMAPLTRGRAADPMFTPNAMMQTYYEQRAGAGMILTEATGISVEGLGWPSAPGIWSDEQTEAWKPIVKAVHEKGGLIVMQLWHMGRIVHPHFLGGEAPFSASATKAPGEAHTPVGKQEYATAREMTQEDIERTIGDYRRAAENAKKAGFDGVQLHGANGYLIDQFLRDNTNLRTDNYGGSPENRTRFMREVLEAIIDVWGADRVGIRLSPNGDSQGADDSNPEATFGAAAKVCEELGLAFVELRQPGPDGTFGRTDVPKQDHVIRANYTGPLILNSDYSAQEADDDVTSGRCEAVSFGRPYISNPDLEKRIAAGAEFNPNTNVPKSWYFPIPEGYIDYPTMEEEQAAANAA
- a CDS encoding methyltransferase; translation: MMTGNISAIGKRLGLRSRWRRYADQWSVFFRGFVEHPRMVGSIIPSSRFTIAKMLQPVDWGTCEVFVEYGPGAGTFCHPVLEKLRGDAVLIVIDTNPLYIDYLTRTIRDKRFHAVLGSAENVEQILADLGVEKADYVLSGLPFSTLPSGVAPEIAEATHTVLKPGGGFLAYQFTSAVRDESKPFFERIDEGFEWLNILPCKLYWAWKAR
- a CDS encoding DMT family transporter; translation: MENDGTSQEKLFDWKAALLLAALLCGNVALALGPWLVRLTDTGPVSAAFWRLFLALPFLVVFAHMAGQKLSGMPRKTLVLVAIGAFAFAGDLASWHIGIGMTRLGNATLFGNAGSIILLFWGFIIARALPRGAEWLAIVCALAGAGILLGRSLEISAETFAGDLFCITAGLLYAVYLLTLQGERARFGSWSLLVWVSIFAAPVLLVLALALGEPVWPTNWTPIVALFITSQLIGQGLLVYSLGHFPPLVIGLALLTQPAIAAVIGYSVFGEVLTPLDIGGMVLLGSALVVARATQRKNAKHRL
- the nadA gene encoding quinolinate synthase NadA, with the protein product MSIETKIPSGDDLLAEINRLRKERNAVILAHYYQTPDIQDIADFVGDSLELSRKAAETDADVILFCGVKFMADTAKILSPDKTVILPDMDAGCSLEDSCPPEKFKAFREAHPDHIALTYINCSTEVKALSDIIVTSSSAETILEQIPADQKIIFGPDRHLGGWLSRKFDREMLLWPGVCIVHEAFSETELLKLKEQHPDAPVAAHPECPPAIIDHADHVGSTSSILKFAKSFEGDTLIVATEPHIMHQMEKALPEKTFIGAPGADGNCNCNICPYMALNTMEKMYTALRDLEPQIVIEEDVRLKAKESLDRMLGMAGGTVGLGDLGQVPFKAD
- a CDS encoding MFS transporter — translated: MAHLQDQPADVSAKAISNGRMALLFTVMLVTAAGNTAMQSVMPSIGTALEVSDVWISLAYSWSALLWVVCAPIWARRSDKRGRKAMMALGLVGFVVSMALCGAALWAGLSGWLTAFWALIAFAAARSLYGGFGSAAPPAVQAYVASRTPRADRTRALSLIASSFGLGTVIGPALAPLMVFPFLGLGLTGPFICFALVGLAALIVLRLRLPNDEPQFAARGQTTPYASGSGAPSDTSHDEELDGDEIPVRNLKWFEPRLRPWVIAGLVGGHAQAMILGISGFLVLDRLGLRDAPAEGAGPVGLVLMFGALATLLAQWGLIPRFNMGPRVATLSGILVAAVGTAILGAAQELHQIALGYSIASLGFGLFRPGTTAGTSLAVTRAEQGQASGVVASVAGASFIYAPALGVWLYNIDDWLGFGLIIALCLAVFALGWRGLTSDAVLTTEKETFE
- a CDS encoding SDR family oxidoreductase, producing the protein MKVIILGGYGVFGGRLAQLLRDVPDLRIFIAGRDGEKARKFCSSIKGQAKFEPVAIDRRDIGAALSEIEPDLLVDATGPFQQYGSNPYSVVEACIDARVNYLDFADGADFVFGVSKYDDAAKAAGIYLLSGVSSFPVLTAAVLREFAKTMDIKKVIGGIAPSPHAGIGLNVMRAVIGYAGTPVKLLRDGKESFGIGLAESKRFTIAVPGRLPLRNIHFSLVDVPDLQVIPPQHPTMTDIWMGAGPVPEVLHRILNLLAKAKHALRLASLVPFSRLFYRILNLMKFGEHRGGMFVTASGQANGKPVERSWHLLAEADDGPLIPSMAIEAIVRKTVAGDRPPPGSRPAINALELSDYDSLFRGREIYTGFRDDLEQGPIYRTALGPAFATLPQQVVALHDSLSERQWVGTAQIQRGSSLLGRILAAFISAPPSGNDIPVTVTFKPDDKGEWWIRNFGGKIFKSHQRLGTGKNTHLIMERFGVVEVALALVIEDERLKLVPRHWSLMGFPLPQSLLPKGNSFESEEGGSFHFDVEIAAPVIGLVCAYKGTLEPQ